Part of the Subtercola frigoramans genome, CGTCGATGATGGCAGCTTTGGGTACACCGCCGTCGACCGCTTCGAGGCAGGCGCCCATCTTCGGAATCATGCCGGATTCGAGCGAGGGAAGGAGCGAGCGGAGTTGCTCGACCTCGATGACCGACACCAGCGAATCGCGGTTCGGCCAGTCGGAGTACAGACCGGCGACATCGGTGAGAATGACGAGCTTCTCGGCCCCCAGTGCCACGGCGAGCGCTGCGGCCGCGGCGTCGGCATTGATGTTGAGAACCTGGCCCGGCTCGTCGCGGTCGGGAGCGATCGAGGAGATGACCGGGATCCGCCCGGCTGCCAGATGTTCTAAGACGGTCTCAGGGTTCACCCCCACCACATCGCCCACGAGACCGAGGTCGACCACTTCCCCATCGATTTCGACGAGGCGTTTCCGGCCCTCGAACAGACCGGCATCTTCGCCGGAGAGGGCGGTGGCGAGAGGTCCGTGCTCGTTGATGTGGCTCACGATGTCCCTGCTGATCTGCCCAGTGAGAACCATGCGGACGACATCCATCGCTTCGGGGCTTGTGACCCGGTAGCCACCACGGAATTCGCTCTCGATGCCGAGCCTGTCGAGCATCCGTGAGATCTGTGGGCCACCTCCGTGAACGACGACAGGTTTGATTCCGGC contains:
- the argB gene encoding acetylglutamate kinase produces the protein MNEPELLLGDIAQGLAGVKAATLIESLPWLKAFHDKIMVIKFGGNAMVDPELQRTFAEDIVYLRYAGIKPVVVHGGGPQISRMLDRLGIESEFRGGYRVTSPEAMDVVRMVLTGQISRDIVSHINEHGPLATALSGEDAGLFEGRKRLVEIDGEVVDLGLVGDVVGVNPETVLEHLAAGRIPVISSIAPDRDEPGQVLNINADAAAAALAVALGAEKLVILTDVAGLYSDWPNRDSLVSVIEVEQLRSLLPSLESGMIPKMGACLEAVDGGVPKAAIIDGRTPHSILLEVFTQSGSGTEVVLHAAVVPEPAATPNETTAATEATAQTERQLS